One genomic segment of Hordeum vulgare subsp. vulgare chromosome 2H, MorexV3_pseudomolecules_assembly, whole genome shotgun sequence includes these proteins:
- the LOC123426659 gene encoding cell division protein FtsZ homolog 2-1, chloroplastic-like, with amino-acid sequence MATQLPCFTQLTPPSPGWRNEAGSLGATSGRALVRSTPFPGHSHFRCRASPRSANSFQKKDSFLDLHPEVSLLRGEQNDESINPRKASSDGSTLEGLGVPPSQDDYNAAKIKVVGVGGGGSNAVNRMIEYSMNGVEFWIVNTDVQAIRMSPVHSQNRLQIGQELTRGLGAGGNPDIGMNAAKESCESIEEALHGADMVFVTAGMGGGTGTGGAPVIAGIAKSMGILTVGIVTTPFSFEGRRRAVQAQEGIAALRNSVDTLIVIPNDKLLSAVSPNTPVMEAFNLADDILWQGIRGISDIITVPGLVNVDFADVRAIMQNAGSSLMGIGTATGKSRARDAALNAIQSPLLDIGIERATGIVWNITGGTDLTLFEVNAAAEVIYDLVDPNANLIFGSVIDQSLNGQVSITLIATGFKRQDEAEGRTAKGGQQMQGDNGRDPSSTGGSKVEIPEFLRKRGPSRFLRI; translated from the exons ATGGCGACGCAGCTGCCGTGCTTCACGCAGCTCACCCCGCCGTCACCTGGATGGAGAAACGAAGCCGGGAGTCTCGGTGCTACATCTGGGAGGGCGTTGGTCAGGAGCACTCCATTTCCGGGTCACTCTCACTTCAGGTGCCGCGCAAGCCCACGCAGCGCTAACTCGTTTCAGAAGAAAGACTCCTTCCTGGACCTTCATCCGGAGGTGTCCCTGCTCCGAGGCGAGCAGAACGACGAGTCTATTAACCCAAGGAAAGCTTCTTCTGATGGGAGCACGTTGGAGGGGCTGGGGGTGCCGCCGAGCCAGGACGATTACAACGCTGCCAAGATCAAGGTCGTTGGGGTCGGGGGTGGGGGTTCAAATGCTGTCAACAGGATGATTGAGTACTCCATGAATGGTGTCGAGTTTTGGATCGTGAACACCGATGTACAGGCGATAAGGATGTCCCCTGTGCATTCCCAGAACAGGCTGCAGATTGGGCAGGAGCTCACTCGGGGTTTGGGTGCGGGTGGAAACCCTGATATCGGGATGAATGCCGCCAAGGAGAGCTGTGAGTCCATAGAGGAAGCACTTCATGGTGCTGACATGGTTTTTGTCACG GCTGGAATGGGTGGGGGAACCGGAACTGGAGGTGCCCCTGTAATTGCTGGAATCGCTAAGTCCATGGGTATACTGACTGTGGGTATTGTCACAACACCCTTTTCATTTGAGGGGAGGAGGCGCGCAGTTCAGGCTCAAGAAGGAATTGCAGCCTTGAGAAATAGTGTGGACACTCTCATTGTCATCCCAAACGACAAGCTGTTGTCTGCTGTTTCTCCAAACACTCCTGTCATGGAAGCATTCAACTTGGCTGATGATATTCTTTGGCAAGGAATTCGTGGTATCTCTGATATCATCACG GTTCCTGGGCTGGTGAATGTTGATTTTGCTGATGTGCGAGCTATAATGCAAAATGCAGGGTCATCTTTGATGGGTATAGGGACTGCAACAG GTAAGTCAAGAGCAAGAGACGCTGCTCTTAATGCCATTCAGTCACCACTGCTAGATATTGGAATTGAGAGGGCTACAGGCATCGTGTGGAATATCACTGGAGGAACTGATTTGACTTTGTTTGAG GTAAATGCTGCAGCTGAAGTAATCTACGATCTCGTTGATCCAAATGCCAACCTGATATTTGGTTCTGTCATAGACCAATCACTCAATGGCCAG GTCAGCATAACATTGATCGCTACTGGCTTTAAACGCCAGGATGAAGCAGAAGGTCGCACCGCAAAG GGTGGCCAGCAAATGCAAGGAGACAACGGTCGAGATCCATCTTCCACAGGTGGAAGCAAGGTGGAGATTCCTGAGTTCCTTCGGAAGAGAGGACCGTCTCGCTTCCTGCGAATTTGA